In the genome of Electrophorus electricus isolate fEleEle1 chromosome 26, fEleEle1.pri, whole genome shotgun sequence, one region contains:
- the micos13 gene encoding MICOS complex subunit MIC13 has product MTKVLPVVKLATKVAVAGGAVYVAYDSGLLGGGEEGAVALSKATAAIPPAVNEWAKYFGFEFPAAPKVEFSPVDAWNSGVKKSIHALSVAPTVLCDYTSQGLQYLKDLTK; this is encoded by the exons ACTTGCCACTAAGGTGGCCGTCGCCGGAGGAGCGGTCTATGTGGCGTATGACTCCGGGCTTCTCGGGGGCGGTGAAGAGGGTGCGGTCGCTCTGAGCAAAGCTACAGCAGCTATTCCTCCTGCAGTGAATGAATGGGCCAAGTACTTTGGTTTTGAG tttcctGCAGCACCCAAAGTTGAGTTCTCCCCTGTCGATGCGTGGAACTCAG GAGTGAAGAAGTCTATCCATGCTCTATCAGTTGCTCCAACTGTACTATGTGACTACACTAGTCAAGGCTTGCAGTACCTTAAAGACCTAACCAAATGA
- the LOC113576206 gene encoding uncharacterized protein LOC113576206 — MAVMTQLLLAALSPYLALSAYLDVGIVNGTEAKPHSRPYMVSVQKDGQHICGGFLVSEHFVMTAAHCWKGEKKLTVVLGAHDLSKKDPALVHMTVKFYHVHPMYNSNTLSGDIMLLQLNKKAKKSKRVNWISIPKKEAAVKAKACSVAGWGRQADKGPVSVCLLEANVSVLDKKICQQWTRPSSSMLCAGGPEGFCQGDSGGPLVCKNTAVGIVSFYIGKCTAQSRLNVYTQISKFLPWIKALLKRFECLSRGEMFTMRAMHRLLLAAALSSLAYNATYGGSIIHGVKAKKNTLQFMASVQLNRKHICGGFVIDSRHVLTAAHCNKSGNMSVVLGAKNIKALAENLQRYTVKKSYIYPSYDNPKTGGDIMLLKLSKTIARNKNVKIIQIPSKDKQVKANTKCLIAGWGKTETQNTVDDLRMTDVRTVDLKLCQKKWRDMNVELPAAALCAGGYKTKSGACQGDSGGPLVCNNVAVGIVSFNFKRNCDYPNLPNVYTEISKYRDWIKKIIGQRV; from the exons ATGGCTGTTATGACCCAGCTGTTGCTGGCTGCTCTGTCACCATACCTGGCACTCTCTG CGTATTTGGACGTGGGCATAGTGAACGGCACAGAGGCTAAACCCCACTCCAGACCCTACATGGTTTCTGTTCAAAAAGATGGGCAACACATCTGCGGTGGCTTCCTCGTGTCTGAACACTTCGTCATGACAGCTGCACACTGCTGGAAAGG GGAGAAGAAGCTAACGGTCGTGCTTGGTGCTCATGATTTGTCCAAGAAAGACCCTGCTCTGGTCCATATGACAGTCAAGTTCTACCATGTCCATCCAATGTACAACTCAAACACGCTTTCCGGTGACATCATGCTGCTACAG CTaaacaaaaaagctaaaaagagcaagagagtcAACTGGATCTCCATACCAAAGAAAGAGGCAGCTGTCAAGGCCAAGGCGTGCAGTGTGGCTGGCTGGGGGAGACAAGCAGACAAGGGCCCTGTCAGTGTATGTCTGCTGGAGGCAAATGTCAGCGTCCTTGACAAAAAGATATGTCAGCAATGGACCCGCCCATCCTCCAGCATGCTGTGTGCTGGAGGTCCTGAAGGATTTTGTCAG GGAGACTCTGGGGGTCCTTTGGTGTGTAAGAATACTGCAGTTGGCATCGTTTCTTTCTATATAGGAAAGTGTACAGCCCAGTCCAGGTTGAATGTCTACACCCAGATTTCCAAATTTCTGCCTTGGATTAAAGCtcttttaaaaa GGTTTGAGTGTCTTAGCAGAGGCGAGATGTTTACG ATGAGAGCAATGCACAGACTTCTGCTAGCTGCCGCTCTGAGCTCCCTCGCATATAACG CCACGTATGGCGGGAGTATCATTCATGGGGTAAAAGCCAAGAAGAACACACTGCAGTTCATGGCATCGGTGCAGCTCAACAGGAAACACATTTGCGGAGGATTTGTCATCGACTCCCGCCATGTCCTTACTGCTGCCCACTGTAACAAGAG TGGCAACATGAGCGTGGTCCTCGGTGCTAAAAACATAAAAGCGCTGGCTGAAAATCTGCAAAGATATACAGTGAAGAAGAGCTACATATACCCATCATATGATAATCCCAAAACTGGTGGGGACATTATGCTTCTAAAG CTTTCCAAGACCATCGCAAGGAATAAAAACGTGAAGATCATCCAAATCCCGAGCAAGGACAAACAAGTCAAAGCCAACACAAAGTGTCTGATTGCAGGATGGGGCAAAACAGAAACTCAAAACACAGTGGATGACCTTCGCATGACTGACGTGCGGACTGTAGATTTAAAACTCTGCCAGAAGAAGTGGAGAGACATGAATGTTGAACTCCCAGCCGCAGCACTGTGTGCAGGTGGTTACAAAACCAAAAGCGGAGCATGCCAG GGAGACTCTGGTGGGCCGCTGGTGTGTAATAATGTAGCAGTGGGCATCGTCTCCTTCAACTTTAAGCGAAATTGTGACTATCCAAATCTGCCAAACGTCTATACTGAGATTTCAAAGTACAGAGActggattaaaaaaattattgggCAAAGAGTTTAA